Below is a genomic region from Culicoides brevitarsis isolate CSIRO-B50_1 chromosome 2, AGI_CSIRO_Cbre_v1, whole genome shotgun sequence.
GCgtccattgaaaaaatttaattttgtcgcattaaaaaaaaattttttgccgccagatacttaattaaaaattaattaaaaaattcacacaaaacgACGAGAATTTccatatttgaatttaatttaaaaataaaaaaaattacaaaaaaaaatccatagactttaaaaataatcaaaaaaattctgtttgtTCCATGAAAACTCttataattaatgttttaatgttATAGCTGATATTTTATAGGTTATTGTTCaactttttctattaaaaatgaaataaaaactaaGAATCGATGGACAAAGTTTTTGTCGCctaattataagaaatttaaagtaagaaagtgagaaaaaaaaagaaaaatgagtcTTATAAAGAGCTAAAAAAATGATGTATGTTCaagtttacataaaaaaaatagatttttgtgATTAGAATTTagagagacaatttttttctatttttaatttgtacgatttattattaaaaataaataaaaataattgaaacctTATAataatatggaaaaaataataaaaaaaaataaaatgaaagaaatttgatgaattatgaaaaaaatgtttttttttgtttaaaaatttaataaaaataatttcttaaaaattttcttattttaatattttttaaaaaattacttttaaccataaaaaaattttaaaaattcgaaaaatgctaatttttattaaaaaaaaaaaataataattttttgaatgaatgacaaaattttaatggttgaattaacaaaaagcgaatttcaaatttttaacggtaagtttttgaattgacatttacaaatttttaattaaaaatttaaaattaatgacaagcttcaattaaatttatttaattaaaaaagttttatatagctgattttttttttgttttttaaattaaaatttaattagaatttttgaacttcatagttcgaaaaaaaatttaaaaattttgaaatttttttttttattttaattatttttttaaaattattttttcaatttgcaaaacaattttttttcaagtaaaattttattttaatttttagaagtttatttttttttaaatattttaaaactgatatttttaatttttttaaaaataatttaatttttattttttttataattaaaataaattttgcgaatttcaaaaaaatttttttttatacttttaaagtaagattttttaaaaaatattttaagaattttttttttttaaaaatattttaaaaatttttttcataaattatttttaatatttaattaagtttgaaatttttatttttttaaaataataattttaaaattaattttcttttcaaataatttaaatattttattaaaataaaaaaagtgtaactaaaatttttaattaatttttttttatatttttcactaaaaaaattttaaataatattttaaacccaaatttacaaaattaaaaaaaaaattaaagaaaacaacaaaattttattaaaaaatttgtaaaataatcaattttattgactttttaatattcaacagtataaaattacaaatttttaatacaaaattttaatttattcttgaaaaaagGACGACACAGCATCTCCTTTCTGTCGACTATCAGCAATTCTCGACCCAAACTGCAACGCCCgctttttaaagaaacaacATCTCCTCAAACCCAAGCTCTGCGCACACAACCTCAGGAACATTTTATCCCCAACTCCGCCTTCCAGCTTCAAATTACACCGCTGACTCGCTTTCAAGCTCCTCACAAACTGAATTACGTCTTCTTGCAAATACGGCGCCCTCGGAGTCGCTGAATTATCGGAAATTACTCTGTCATCGCGCGCCAAATTCCTGTTCGGAAGTCGAATCCAATCGAGATTCAGTTCATTTTCCAACGAAATTTCCGGATTTTCTGCTCTTTTGAAGGCGTTTCGATGTCGCGAATAACCTCCAAACAGTTCGTCAGCTCCCGAACCGACCAATAACACGCGACAAGTTGATTCGTACGGATTTTCATCGAGAATTCCCTTGCCGCGAGCCGCAAACCACAAAGCTGCTCCCAAAGATTCGTCCAAAATGTTCTTCGAAGGCGAAATTATGTCACGTAAATGCGTTTTTAGctcgaaatttaattcttcACGGGTGACATTGACTTCCACGAGATTCCAAAGTCGCTCCGGACGAATTTCACGAAGCTCTTTTAACGTTTCTTTGGCTGTCAAGCGATCAGGAACGTCCCAATTGATGCTTTGACTTGAATTTTTGCGGATTTTTTCGAAAGCGACGTTAAATAAATCGATCGGTTGCGACTTTGGAACGTGTTTGTCAgctaaaattgctaaaatcgaGCAATCTAGACCTCCGGAGAAGAGAATTCCGATGCGACAATGGCTACAAATCGTATTTTggttgtaacattttttgcaattttccgtTGTGAGAGTTACTCGCTCTTGAACACTCTTCGATAatgcctttaaaaaatttttacaatttttttctatgcttTCAGGAACATTTTCTGCACTTGGAAAGTCCAAAAAGTCATTTAACGTGAAATTTTCTACCTCCAAACACTCGAGCCAAggtaaaattatctttttttcatcaaaaactgtcaaattttgctttagTTTCGTATTAAAAACGTCAATTTGCTCCTGATAAAATTCATGAGAAGTCGTTTCGTACCACGGAAACACTGAAAAGTCCCCATTTTCAGCTAAATTTACCGAAAACAGCCCAATTGGAGGGACTTCCATACAAAAATCAGCCAAATCGTAACAACAAATGCTCGAAATAATGACTTTGTCGTTGATTTTTCCGATTATTAACGAATTTCGTCCCATTGGGTCTCGAGCGAAATAtaatttcttccattttttatgGTATAAAATCAGTGAATAAGGTCCTCGgagactttcaaaaatttttttcaatgaattttcgtCTTTTACTTCCTCAAGAAGGGATTTCAAGTAGTCAGTATCGCTTTGACCATCGAGTTGCAAGTCCATGAAAAGGTCTCCATTGAATAAAAGAACGAAATTTTCAGTGACAACGGGTTGAATTGTTGGTTCAAGGCCTTGATGATGAAGGACCTGaaggaaatttcattaaaattcattaaaaattgtttgaatttcaagCCAAGAGTACTTACAgttccataaaatttgatgtcgtcgatattttcttcatgaattttatttggacCACGTCtgtttaagttgatttttaatttttcgaggaTTTGACAATCGCTGCATTCGGAATTTGAgtcatttttgtttgaaaattcacaaaatattccACACATGCtggtttgtttacatttttttgacagttttgacaCTGAACTTAGTTGAATTTTCAaccacacaaatttttttttttaatttatttttgcttaaaaatgctctaatattttaaatttgagaattttttgataaatttttaaaagatttttttagaaaataattattttaatatcaaataattaaaaaaaaaataaagaaaagtatgaaaaaatgcttcattaaaaataattcaagcgtttaaggagaaatttttgttaaaattttcaaaatttattaattgatttttaataaattttataaaaaattaaatatttgaagtaAAGAAACTTgtcttactttaatttttttcaaaatttcacttaatatttcactttttctgttaatttaattaaatttcattcacacttgtttgtttttatttcaaattttgttcatataCAAGTCATATGGTACTAAAATGACGTATTTTTCATATACATTTcgattgaagatttttttgaaagctaaattcgttttcaattttaatttttttttcaacaaaatttaatttttaaaaataaaagaaaaataatttaataaaaaaataaaaaaaaattaaattaaaaattaaataaaaaattaaaaaaaaaattaaaaattattaaaaaaaaataaaaaaaaattaaaaaaaataaaaataaaaaattaaatttatttaaaaaaaaaaaaaataatttaaataattaaaacaaaaaatttttttttggtgtgtcaaaaattaaaaaaaaaaaataatttaatgaaaaaaaagaaaaataaataaaaatcataaaataaaaaaaaaaatacttaaaaattaaaaacatctatatactttaattttaaaaaaatcttaagctaatcgtattaattaatttatttaaaaaaaattttgatcaaaaactataattaagagtatttaaaatttaaataaaaatttaatttcaataattcaattaaaaatttatatatttttttaattttgaaaaaaaaaataaatttattatcttttctaaaatttttataatttaattaaatttttaaatattttttttttttatttaaaaaaaattaaaataaaggcagtaaacttaatttttgtacctttaaaaaattaatattaaatttaaaaattaatattaaattaaataatttttttataaaattttaatttattttttcattaaatttataagcaacaaaaaaacttcCAAATAAAACTCcacaaatttgtcattttcattcactttatttattttttacctttttttacataatttttattttattatttatatttaatatatttattttatctcaatttttatcaacttatCTTTCATTAATAGagttacacattttttattagctCCCcacaaaatttaagatttttttatttttacaaaattttcaatctccAAATATCAGGTTAATActgaaacgaaagaaaaatttaaaaaaaatcttcttttataGCTTGCCATGTTTTTATAAGAGTGATGCAGTTTCAAGTCAATAAATGccaatcaaaatttgttatgGAAAAGGTTTTTTTAGTTAGGTCGTTAATGGTAATAATTCACTTTATACACGAAttctatttatatattttttttttcaatttttgtcttatttcaattttttttcgtaaaacacGAAACGAGACGGATTAACAGGAGCAATTGTCTTTGTTCTGTTGGCTGTCGTCGCCGAGAGTTGTCCTGCCAGGTTGCATTGGTTTGTGTTGCACCCCAGATTCGGACGAGTTGAGGTCTAATCGACCCTCGAGAATGCTTTGGTAGATTTTTTTCGCCGTATCCAAAAATGCTTCCTCGACATTTTGtcccctaaaaaaaatttttttataaattttgggtttttaagagggaaaattcggaaaaacttACGACATTGCACTGCACTCCATAAAAAGCAAGTCATTTTCGTCGGCAAAGCGTCGTGCCTCCTCGTACGTCACTTCGCGCGAACTCTCCAAATCCGCTTTGTTGCCAATCAAAAATATCACAGTGCTCGGATTCGTGAGATTTTTCGTGTCTGCCAGCCAGCTGCTCAAGTGATTGTATGTCGAGCGTCGCGTAATGTCGTACACGAGAATGCATCCCGCCGCACCGCGATAATAGCTTCGAGTAACGGCACGGAAACGTTCCTGCCCTGCCGTATCCCAAATTTGCAGTTTGATCTTTTGTTTGTCGACTTCGATGATGCGCGTGCCAAATTCGACGCCAATTGTGTGAGGACAACTTGccataacttttgaaaaaaattgaggttaATTAAGTGAACttcagaggaaaaaaattaaacttacacTTTTTCTCGGTAAATTGATGCAACAGACAACTCTTCCCGACACCCATGTCACCGATAATGATGTACTTGAAGATGTACGAGTAATTATACGGGCCCGATGCCATCTTCGCaactgcaaaaatttcaaataaaaatcgtgattaaaaaaatcttgaagaaaaataccGATGGAATTAGCTCTTTGAATAAGTCGCATCTTGCATTCGACAAATCGactcatttttaactttataaaaaagttaaaaaaaaacagaaacacaaaaaaaaactactacaGTCTGATAAGACCACAAGACAATTAAACTGTGTCGCTGCtatttaatgcaaattaaatgaaaataaatttcataacgaGCGATTAGCTTTGTGGCATTTTGCTACGTGAAGTCAAAGTTAAAACAcaccctaaaaaaattttaacaggaGGAGAAATTGGTAATTGCTGagtataaaagaagaaaaaaattgagtctTATGACTCATCAAAAGGGGCAATTATCGTCATATCTCGACATTAAATccaattaattgtttaaatttttttttatcgtgaaaggttttttgcaaaaaacaaaagttcagGAATGTAAACAAACAGCTTCTGTGGAAATCGgaggaaaaacacaaaatatttacgtATTACGTACCAGAATTTGGggatattttctaaatatttgttttaagctATAGTTTGGTTGCTGATATTTTGATGTCTTGTACTTTTGTTgggttttattgatttaaatggTTTTGACGTCAAGGAatgcaaatattgaaaatttatttccacataatcaaataaaacttaattattgataaagatttctatttttttcctctctctttttttcccGTTTTGTGTTTTACTGCATTACGGAGAGAAAAATGGGGGTTTAATGGGTTTTTGAGAGTGTCTGTCTGTTTATACGAATTTTGTATATAACTTGAAGTTttgataatgaatttttttatgagattcttcatcaagaaatttcaagattttttttaaatttttcttcaggtttttaaaatttgcctttttttatcatttttaatcatttaataactcaaaactgccaaaaaattgaaactgaaaaaaattttttctttgacatagttttgttttaaaaactaaatcaagagcaaaaaaaaactgtgtcaaaaactgtgtcaaagcaatttttgtcaaatcttgctcttaAAGGATAAAAATAGGACAGAggtctctaatttatcatttttaatcattttctaactcaaaactgccaaaaaattgaaactgaaaaaaatttttttctttgacacagttttgttttgaaaactaaatcaagagcaaaaaaaactgtgtcaaaaactgtgtcaaagcaatttttgtcaaatcttgctccaaatggataaaaatttgtcagagggctctaatttatcatttttaatcattttttaactcaaaactgccaaaaaattgaaactgaaaaaattttttttctttgacacagttttgttttgaaaactaaatcaagagcaaaaaaaactgtgtcaaaaactgtgtcaaagcaatttttgtcaaatcttgctccaaatggataaaaattcatcagagggctctaatttatcatttttaatcattttgtaactcaaaactgccaaaaaattgaaactgaaaaattttttttcctttgacatagttttgttttgaaaactaaatcaagagcaaaaaaaactgtgtcaaaaactgtgtcaaagcaatttttgtcaaatcttgctccaaatggataaaaatttgtcagaaggctctaatttatcatttttaatcattttgtaactcaaaactgccaaaaaattgaaactgaaaaaaatttttttctttgacacagttttgttttgaaaactaaatcaagagcaaaaaaaactgtgtcaaaaactgtgtcaaagccattttttgtcaaatcttgctccaaatggataaaaatttgtcagagggctctaatttatcatttttaatcattttgtaactcaaaactgccaaaaaattgaaactgaaaaaaatttttttcctttgacatagttttgttttgaaaactaaatcaagagcaaaaaaaactttgtcaaaaactgtgtcaaagcaatttttgtcaaatctctctccaaatggataaaaatttgtcagaaggctctaatttatcatttttaatcattttgtaactcaaaactgccaaaaaattgaaactgaaaaaaatttttttctttgacacagttttgttttgaaaactaaatcaagagcaaaaaaaactgtgtcaaaaactgtgtcaaagccattttttgtcaaatcttgctccaaatggataaaaatttgtcagaaggctctaatttatcatttttaatcattttgtaactcaaaactgccaaaaaattgaaactgaaaaaatttttttcctttgacatagttttgttttgaaaactaaatcaagagcaaaaaaaactgtgtcaaaaactgtgtcaaagcaatttttgtcaaatctctctccaaatggataaaaatttgtcagagggctataatttatcatttttaatcattttataactcaaaactggcaaaaacttaaaaatatttaattttttatgtacaaattagtatttttaataattttttatacttacaatttttaaagcatcgCTAcgtataaaatcttaaaatgcgCTCACATCCCATTTCCATGCGATGAGTCTTTATCTCCATTCCGATTGTCATTCTCTTTGTTTTGATGCATTTCATTCCGTTCTCTATTCCAATTCCGATTGACATTCATTtataaacaataacaaaagcgattcgttcctttaaaaatttgaaaaatttcaataaaattgaatacaaATGCAATAAATCCACAAAATCTCCGATGGAAATCGCTAAACTGCAATGTCGTGCATGTTTGAGTGCTGAAACCGCCACGCGAAAACACAAATCTTTATCAGAAAATGGCTTAAGTGATATTTTCCGGGACTTGACGCAAATTCAGGTAGGTTCGGGTTTGTTTATCAACTCTCCTTTTatctgtaaataaataaataaattttgttttgtagaTTAGTGAAGTGTCAACATTTACCAAAGTGTGTTTGAAGTGTGTCAAACAGTTGAAGAGCTTTTCCGAGTTTCGTGAACAGTGTCTcgaatcaaataaatattttgaagatgTTCTTAATAATCCAACAAAGGTTTTAGTGAAAGATGAAAACCAAGATTTGGATGTTGAAGTGAAAGATGAGCCTGAAGTTCATTCCGAAAGTGATGATAAACTCAAAATTGAGCCTGAAGAAGATTCTGAATCCAATGAAGAAAGTGAAGATGAACCAtcaaaaaagtctaaaaacaTCACAAAACGAGGTccatacaagaaaaaatccaaaaacagCGAAGAAAAAGCAGTTCCCGCGcttttgttttgcaaaaattgtcccgataaaattttcaccaaCAAATACTATTTTCGGCAACATCTTAAAAGTCACAATGAAGGTCCTTACGAATGTCACTTCTGCGGtcgaaaatatcacaaaaagaGCTTTTTGCATGGGCATATCGACCGGAATCACATTGAAAAGGATTTCGCTAAGAAGGGAGATTTTGCGTGTCATTTATGTGAACGTCGCTACTTGACCGACTTCCGTTTGAAACAACATTTGGGAATTCATAGACTGAAAGAGAAAGCTTGTCCCTTTTGTGGAAAGTTAACTCGACACTTGACATCTCACTTATTAAAACATGAACAACCCGCCGAGCGATTTCAGTGCGataaatgtgagaaaaattacaaatccgAGAAACATTTGCAACTTCACGCGATCGTTCatgaaaacaaactttttccatgTGCGCAGTGCGGAAAAGCCTTCAACACCCCCGAAAAAGTTCAAGCTCACATGCGAAATATGCACAACCCGAATAGACCAACTTTTGAATGCTCCGTTTgtcataaacatttttactaTCGAAAGTACTTGACAGgtgagaatttaaattttttaatgaattttaattaatttttaataattacagGTCACATGCGAATGCACACAGGCGAAAAACCCTATCAATGTTCATATTGCGACATGAGTTTCGCGGTGCGGAATAATTTGACGAAGCATTTGCATGTGCATATGAATACCAAACCCTACATGTGTAAATATTGCAATTATGGGACACGGAGGAAGCCACAATTTTTGGAGCATTTGCGACAGAATCATCTGGAGGAACAAAAGTTGGAAGAGGCTGCTACTGTTCCTCCCGTGATTGTTAGCAGTAAAGGGTAGtttaggaaattttgaaataaaaaatacttacgttTAAGAATTTTGGGGATTTTGAGGAGATTTTAACAGAATTCAGTGTCATTTTTCACAGAAAGAGGAAAATTCAAGAGGTAAAGTTAAAAACTTCTTTGACGATGAGAAGTTTAAAAGTAACtaagttttaacaaattacGGAAATTCTTACAAGACTATAAgtaattgttacaaaattatatttcttaagtttttaatccTTCATAGGGTGTcaattttgtatatttgtggtttaaaaatttcaaaatggctgaaaaaaaaattttgaatcaataaCGAATGAAAAAAGGCTCAAAGAAGGAAAATTATCAAGCGTACCTAAGTTAAAAGAAGATCAGCAATCTAAAATATCCAAAGAtggtttaagaaaattttcattcaaattaagaatttttataacgaACCAAATTCAAATTGACAACAAGTACCGAGGGGCAAAGAAACCATAATCTACACAAATTAGTGAAAATAACTTATTCAGCTTAAATTTCTCAGAAAACGTAGAAAAGTGAATTCAGATTCAATCCATGggtaagtataaaaaattttaaaatactttgcaaaatttcaaacttaaacattttttaaaacaataaagaaCAGATTTTGCTTCTTCTTGTAGTTTAAGTAAGTATACCATAAGACATCTAACTTGAAGGCTTAAGAAGAAGATCTTGGATGGACGATGATACGATATTATGAATATCGCAGGAATTGTCGAACTACTTCAAAATGTCGAAATTGAAAGCTTACATGAACAAGACCTAAATTGGGATACCTTAGACAAAATCATCGAAGTTACCAAACATGATAAGATGAAATACATATATTGGAGTTTTGATAGATGAGataaaaggaagaaattttatatcgtTGAAATTCAAAAGACATATCATTACATGGATTAATGTTTGAAGGCGATTCAACCAACTAAAGACAACTGAATATATTTCTCGAGCTCCAAACAtcgaaattttgtgatttcaaCTAAGATACATAGATCAGTGAAAATAACTTATTCAGCTTAAATATCTCAGAACACATAGAAACgtgaaaatatcagaaaaaagtttttgacatagaaATCTGGAATCGAACTAAGCTACATGAAATATCTTGGAGTTTTGATAGATGAGaaacttttcttcaaaaacaaaatttttaagtgaaaggCTGAACTATATTTCGCCTGCTATggtataaaacttttaaaatgtacCCAACTTTAATTCAACAAGTAATGTTTAAACATACCAAAAAGATAAATTCAATGAAGGCTATGGAATTAAACAAGTATACTGAGAATCTTTTGATATTATGATAAGATGTTCATAACTGCTTACCTTCATATATCTTAAAACTCATGTTATCATTCAAGAGCTCTTAAAACTTTATCTACGAAGCCTCTGATAAGCATACTATTGACTTTCTTTGACTCCTAAAATTCTCAGAATTCTCCGAAAAACGTACACCTTACgctacaaaaaatgtaaatctcatatcaaatttcaatgcaTATGGCTTCAATTGAGTCAATTCACAAGACATTATGTTCTGTGTATATTTATTCAGTTAACTAACTACAAATGGTCTCGTGCCACGCAAGTCAATTAAAGTATTTGCTTTTGGAACGcgcttcaatttaaattaatttaaataatttctcgagtaaattttcttctgtttacacaaattttaaatctgtCATTTAAAAAGTCGTCGAACCCATTAacgtaacaaaaattaaatcaatcaaaagtttttttttgcctctctTGGCCTTTTAATTCTcacataaataatgaaaaaaaaagttcctcaGAATTACAAACAACAGGTGcgtttattgtatttttgttaCCTTTCCTGCCACAATTATTACTGTGAAAGGCAGCCGGTTTCGGgtctttaaataataaataaatgctttCGAATGTATTTGTGAGAATAAAGTGAAATTCTCATCGTGCAGCAAGTTATAAACAGAGAGACAATCATATGGTCCCCCGTACAGATCGTTTGTCGATGCACAACTTTTTCGTTCTCGCAGTGCCTCAACTTCGTTCGTTGTCTCGCACTTTCAGTTTAGATTTAGCATTTTTGCGGTTCagatctttattttaattctcccggcttattttgtgtgttttttttttggttcgttTCGTTTCATCTCTACGTGCACGAAGAACGTGGCCCATAGTCGCTGCTATGTGGCACAATTTCTTCTGAAATTCATCGCGTTTAAACATATAGAACAGCATAAAAAAACACGAGAATGACGATTATTGAAGAAGACAGAAGTTGAAAAGTTGTCAAAAAGCACTTTCACGTGCAAAGAGAGTGcaaagtagaaaaataaacaaaacaagtgCGAAGTACTACTTGACAGATGAAAAATACagagcaattaaaaaaaagaaaggaatTGTAAAACAATGATGTAATCACAGAAATATGCTCTGTGTACTTAAATGTGAAgcgaaaatgttaattaaaaaaatttctcagtgatttttaaaaagttttaaattaatttttttacaaaaactcttaaaaaatggACAATTCGGTAAAGCCCACGAAAGAAAACCCCAAAAAGGGTTCAAATCCGCTCTCGAAACTCATCTTTGGATGGATATTTCCGTTATTTTTCCAAGGCACAAGGCGAGGTTTGAACACGGATAATCTCACAAAATGCTTGGATAAAGACGAATCTGAAATGCTGGGCA
It encodes:
- the LOC134830582 gene encoding asparagine synthetase domain-containing protein CG17486 — its product is MCGIFCEFSNKNDSNSECSDCQILEKLKINLNRRGPNKIHEENIDDIKFYGTVLHHQGLEPTIQPVVTENFVLLFNGDLFMDLQLDGQSDTDYLKSLLEEVKDENSLKKIFESLRGPYSLILYHKKWKKLYFARDPMGRNSLIIGKINDKVIISSICCYDLADFCMEVPPIGLFSVNLAENGDFSVFPWYETTSHEFYQEQIDVFNTKLKQNLTVFDEKKIILPWLECLEVENFTLNDFLDFPSAENVPESIEKNCKNFLKALSKSVQERVTLTTENCKKCYNQNTICSHCRIGILFSGGLDCSILAILADKHVPKSQPIDLFNVAFEKIRKNSSQSINWDVPDRLTAKETLKELREIRPERLWNLVEVNVTREELNFELKTHLRDIISPSKNILDESLGAALWFAARGKGILDENPYESTCRVLLVGSGADELFGGYSRHRNAFKRAENPEISLENELNLDWIRLPNRNLARDDRVISDNSATPRAPYLQEDVIQFVRSLKASQRCNLKLEGGVGDKMFLRLCAQSLGLRRCCFFKKRALQFGSRIADSRQKGDAVSSFFQE
- the LOC134830060 gene encoding ras-related protein Rab-14 translates to MASGPYNYSYIFKYIIIGDMGVGKSCLLHQFTEKKFMASCPHTIGVEFGTRIIEVDKQKIKLQIWDTAGQERFRAVTRSYYRGAAGCILVYDITRRSTYNHLSSWLADTKNLTNPSTVIFLIGNKADLESSREVTYEEARRFADENDLLFMECSAMSGQNVEEAFLDTAKKIYQSILEGRLDLNSSESGVQHKPMQPGRTTLGDDSQQNKDNCSC
- the LOC134831071 gene encoding zinc finger protein 470-like, yielding MEIAKLQCRACLSAETATRKHKSLSENGLSDIFRDLTQIQISEVSTFTKVCLKCVKQLKSFSEFREQCLESNKYFEDVLNNPTKVLVKDENQDLDVEVKDEPEVHSESDDKLKIEPEEDSESNEESEDEPSKKSKNITKRGPYKKKSKNSEEKAVPALLFCKNCPDKIFTNKYYFRQHLKSHNEGPYECHFCGRKYHKKSFLHGHIDRNHIEKDFAKKGDFACHLCERRYLTDFRLKQHLGIHRLKEKACPFCGKLTRHLTSHLLKHEQPAERFQCDKCEKNYKSEKHLQLHAIVHENKLFPCAQCGKAFNTPEKVQAHMRNMHNPNRPTFECSVCHKHFYYRKYLTGHMRMHTGEKPYQCSYCDMSFAVRNNLTKHLHVHMNTKPYMCKYCNYGTRRKPQFLEHLRQNHLEEQKLEEAATVPPVIVSSKG